The genomic window TGTAGTATTATCCGCAAGTTATCACACAGAAAACTTCGCGTTTTTTATTCGTCAACTTCAGTACtgctgccatttctttcgtttctgaataaatggatcgaaaatgttcttttttttctttgattttgaaACGTTATAAACAGCGTATCTTTCATCTTTGATGCCTTTGTCAGCTTGATCGATTCTTTCTGAAGAATCACACTGAGTGAATGAGATAGAGATAGAGTGAGATGAGTATCGTTGCTTTTCCccttgtttctttatttttccagTTACAATCGAACATATCACAGATGGAGCCAAGTCGCTTCAAATTTAGCACTTTCAGTTACGGGTCTGATTGGATTTAGCCCTTGGGGGGgctttttggtatattttgcgCGGGTTCTCTGATAGATAGTACATTCTTATCAAAATCGTTGCGATAAAAAATCATGTCATAGCCTTGGCAATTAATTTCTCAATGTATTTCTTAtgaatattattacaaattgCAACAGTCTCTTTAATCAGTTAATAATTTAATTGGTAATAATACCTAGAAAATTATGACATTTTCTTCGAACAGGAATATGTGGAGCGTTTGGCGTACGGTACTCGAAGAGAATGAAAAATTAGCACGCGCACGACTCGCAGCTATCGAAGTGTTCCAGCAGCAAATTGCTGACGAAGCTAAAGTGCTGCGAGATTACAAATTGGCCATTTCCAAAAAGTCACTCTCACAGATAGTGAATGTACAAAAGGAGTTGCACCTCAGCGTTTCCGATGTCGATAAGACAAAAAAGCAATATTTCGACGAGGAGCATTGCGCACACGATGTGCGCGATAAAGCACGAGATATTGAAGAGAAACTGAAGAAAAAGAAGGGTTCATTCTTCCAATCGATCACTTCGCTGCAAAAGAATAGTGCACGTGTAACATCACGTAAAGAATTGTTGGAAGAAAAATCGACGGGCGCACGCAATGACTACATACTCAGTTTGGCCGCAGCGAATGCACATCAGAACCGTTACTTCACAGTCGATCTGCAGACAACGATGACCACTATGGAGAATTATGTATTTGAACGAGTAGCCGAGTACCTGACACTGATGGGCCGCACCGAATTGCTCACCTGTTCGGCCACACAGAATTCGTTCGGCAAAATACGTGATCAAGCACAGCAATTGACGCGCGAATACAATTTACAGTGCTGTTATCTCTTCTATCCAGTATTAAAACAACACATACAATATGACTTCGAACCGTGCGATAACGATCCGATAAGAAAGATCACCACCGAACATGAATCGGCATCGGAGACACTTACGAAAGAGGCTAAGAATTTGGCGGGACGTGTAGTGAAGGAGAACGTAGCTATACGAGATGCCGCAAAGAAATTAGCCATTTGTGTATCGCTACGGGATTCGGGACAACGCAGTGATCCTAACGATCCTAATGGACCAGATTTGGACACGAAAATTGAAGAGTTTAGGGATTTGATTCGCCGCTCTGAAACGGAGAAGGCAAAGGCTGAGGCATGTTTGCAAAGTTTGCGTGAGGGTGGCATTAATGTTGACGAATGGGTGCAGGAGGCAGAGATTATGGGCGTACAAGAATTGGCACGCTCAGCCAGTTCCATCTCTATGCGTACAGATGCTTCTGGACAAGGAGTGAGTACAAcggataaataaatataattactatcacatctaaaataattaaattttgtatttgatcTATAGGAAAATCCAAGTTCGGACTCATTCTACGACAGTGACAAAGAGGACGCAGGCGGTGCGCAGGCAGGTGTGGCTGCCAAGTCTAAAGTCGAGAAGGAGTTGTCGCGCGATAAGACATTTAGTGACAGCGATGAGGGTATGTTCCAACCGTTATTAAACATTTCTCTGTGCataattaaaatgatttgtgTATTAAAATAGATGTGGAAGAACGTGTACCGGAACCAATTGCTGCTGCTCCGATGATGGCCGCAACTACCGGTTGGGATGATCCCACTGAAGTCAACTGGGGTGCTGAGGAAGAGGAGGAGAAAGACGAATCCATTGTTCCTGAACCGAAGGAAGCTATTTTCAAATGCACCGCTTTGTATAGCTACACTGTAAGAAATTTCGTTATGCATTGTATGGTTATGAACTAAAATAACTGCTTTTTATAGGCTCAAAATCCAGACGAACTGACCATTGTCGAGAACGAACAGCTAGAGGTGATTGGTGAGGGTGATGGTGACGGCTGGTTGCGCGCACGCAATTATCGCGGCGAGGAGGGCTATGTGCCGCACAATTATCTGGACATCGAACAGGATACTGCCGTTAACGGTAGCTCAGGCAATCAATTGCGCTCACAAATCTCATTCTCATCTGTCGATTATACCGTTGACAATGAAGATCAAACCGTGGATTCCATGCAGTCACCC from Bactrocera tryoni isolate S06 chromosome 5, CSIRO_BtryS06_freeze2, whole genome shotgun sequence includes these protein-coding regions:
- the LOC120776656 gene encoding protein nervous wreck isoform X2 yields the protein MQPPPRKGNYVKFLKNLHTEQVAKLQLKNQHECDLLEDIRQFTIKRSAIEKSYSESLLKISSQYLNKKIPNIPDIKMEGMEERWNMWSVWRTVLEENEKLARARLAAIEVFQQQIADEAKVLRDYKLAISKKSLSQIVNVQKELHLSVSDVDKTKKQYFDEEHCAHDVRDKARDIEEKLKKKKGSFFQSITSLQKNSARVTSRKELLEEKSTGARNDYILSLAAANAHQNRYFTVDLQTTMTTMENYVFERVAEYLTLMGRTELLTCSATQNSFGKIRDQAQQLTREYNLQCCYLFYPVLKQHIQYDFEPCDNDPIRKITTEHESASETLTKEAKNLAGRVVKENVAIRDAAKKLAICVSLRDSGQRSDPNDPNGPDLDTKIEEFRDLIRRSETEKAKAEACLQSLREGGINVDEWVQEAEIMGVQELARSASSISMRTDASGQGENPSSDSFYDSDKEDAGGAQAGVAAKSKVEKELSRDKTFSDSDEDVEERVPEPIAAAPMMAATTGWDDPTEVNWGAEEEEEKDESIVPEPKEAIFKCTALYSYTAQNPDELTIVENEQLEVIGEGDGDGWLRARNYRGEEGYVPHNYLDIEQDTAVNGSSGNQLRSQISFSSVDYTVDNEDQTVDSMQSPDQVSVIMAPQKRKSDILYCIALYDYDATAEDELTFEEGQIIKIVTKTAHGVDDGWWEGELDGKFGNFPSLVVEECDENGEPLSEGGDESPPPTAPPSFALPPAPALPPEYAHELTEDMFESQDTADDDSGYIPNGGAPSMPPPVQSNKASIKKVLIQEPGMEDDISDDGNPPPSLPPPALNVGPSKEGNSLNLGMAQIIVTAATPMVEDGTDKSFPPVGESDGGSAAAGTAKTASSDDGKPVKQKKVEPKPVVQVAADENENHEDDTHSSDQDPDSEVKTLQEAEDPFNEKGSVADAGDGFEANFEANFDANFDDAFAGGAQSADINAESSAEDVQAPKQVVGGRASIPEELDSNQLARLQNLKESNA
- the LOC120776656 gene encoding protein nervous wreck isoform X1; this encodes MKKRQHNEVDMSKKSGNYVKFLKNLHTEQVAKLQLKNQHECDLLEDIRQFTIKRSAIEKSYSESLLKISSQYLNKKIPNIPDIKMEGMEERWNMWSVWRTVLEENEKLARARLAAIEVFQQQIADEAKVLRDYKLAISKKSLSQIVNVQKELHLSVSDVDKTKKQYFDEEHCAHDVRDKARDIEEKLKKKKGSFFQSITSLQKNSARVTSRKELLEEKSTGARNDYILSLAAANAHQNRYFTVDLQTTMTTMENYVFERVAEYLTLMGRTELLTCSATQNSFGKIRDQAQQLTREYNLQCCYLFYPVLKQHIQYDFEPCDNDPIRKITTEHESASETLTKEAKNLAGRVVKENVAIRDAAKKLAICVSLRDSGQRSDPNDPNGPDLDTKIEEFRDLIRRSETEKAKAEACLQSLREGGINVDEWVQEAEIMGVQELARSASSISMRTDASGQGENPSSDSFYDSDKEDAGGAQAGVAAKSKVEKELSRDKTFSDSDEDVEERVPEPIAAAPMMAATTGWDDPTEVNWGAEEEEEKDESIVPEPKEAIFKCTALYSYTAQNPDELTIVENEQLEVIGEGDGDGWLRARNYRGEEGYVPHNYLDIEQDTAVNGSSGNQLRSQISFSSVDYTVDNEDQTVDSMQSPDQVSVIMAPQKRKSDILYCIALYDYDATAEDELTFEEGQIIKIVTKTAHGVDDGWWEGELDGKFGNFPSLVVEECDENGEPLSEGGDESPPPTAPPSFALPPAPALPPEYAHELTEDMFESQDTADDDSGYIPNGGAPSMPPPVQSNKASIKKVLIQEPGMEDDISDDGNPPPSLPPPALNVGPSKEGNSLNLGMAQIIVTAATPMVEDGTDKSFPPVGESDGGSAAAGTAKTASSDDGKPVKQKKVEPKPVVQVAADENENHEDDTHSSDQDPDSEVKTLQEAEDPFNEKGSVADAGDGFEANFEANFDANFDDAFAGGAQSADINAESSAEDVQAPKQVVGGRASIPEELDSNQLARLQNLKESNA
- the LOC120776656 gene encoding protein nervous wreck isoform X7, with protein sequence MKKRQHNEVDMSKKSGNYVKFLKNLHTEQVAKLQLKNQHECDLLEDIRQFTIKRSAIEKSYSESLLKISSQYLNKKIPNIPDIKMEGMEERWNMWSVWRTVLEENEKLARARLAAIEVFQQQIADEAKVLRDYKLAISKKSLSQIVNVQKELHLSVSDVDKTKKQYFDEEHCAHDVRDKARDIEEKLKKKKGSFFQSITSLQKNSARVTSRKELLEEKSTGARNDYILSLAAANAHQNRYFTVDLQTTMTTMENYVFERVAEYLTLMGRTELLTCSATQNSFGKIRDQAQQLTREYNLQCCYLFYPVLKQHIQYDFEPCDNDPIRKITTEHESASETLTKEAKNLAGRVVKENVAIRDAAKKLAICVSLRDSGQRSDPNDPNGPDLDTKIEEFRDLIRRSETEKAKAEACLQSLREGGINVDEWVQEAEIMGVQELARSASSISMRTDASGQGENPSSDSFYDSDKEDAGGAQAGVAAKSKVEKELSRDKTFSDSDEDVEERVPEPIAAAPMMAATTGWDDPTEVNWGAEEEEEKDESIVPEPKEAIFKCTALYSYTAQNPDELTIVENEQLEVIGEGDGDGWLRARNYRGEEGYVPHNYLDIEQDTAVNGSSGNQLRSQISFSSVDYTVDNEDQTVDSMQSPDQVSVIMAPQKRKSDILYCIALYDYDATAEDELTFEEGQIIKIVTKTAHGVDDGWWEGELDGKFGNFPSLVVEECDENGEPLSEGGDESPPPTAPPSFALPPAPALPPEYAHELTEDMFESQDTADDDSGYIPNGGAPSMPPPVQSNKASIKKVLIQEPGMEDDISDDGNPPPSLPPPALNVGPSKEGESDGGSAAAGTAKTASSDDGKPVKQKKVEPKPVVQVAADENENHEDDTHSSDQDPDSEVKTLQEAEDPFNEKGSVADAGDGFEANFEANFDANFDDAFAGGAQSADINAESSAEDVQAPKQVVGGRASIPEELDSNQLARLQNLKESNA
- the LOC120776656 gene encoding protein nervous wreck isoform X3, with protein sequence MKKRQHNEVDMSKKSGNYVKFLKNLHTEQVAKLQLKNQHECDLLEDIRQFTIKRSAIEKSYSESLLKISSQYLNKKIPNIPDIKMEGMEERWNMWSVWRTVLEENEKLARARLAAIEVFQQQIADEAKVLRDYKLAISKKSLSQIVNVQKELHLSVSDVDKTKKQYFDEEHCAHDVRDKARDIEEKLKKKKGSFFQSITSLQKNSARVTSRKELLEEKSTGARNDYILSLAAANAHQNRYFTVDLQTTMTTMENYVFERVAEYLTLMGRTELLTCSATQNSFGKIRDQAQQLTREYNLQCCYLFYPVLKQHIQYDFEPCDNDPIRKITTEHESASETLTKEAKNLAGRVVKENVAIRDAAKKLAICVSLRDSGQRSDPNDPNGPDLDTKIEEFRDLIRRSETEKAKAEACLQSLREGGINVDEWVQEAEIMGVQELARSASSISMRTDASGQGENPSSDSFYDSDKEDAGGAQAGVAAKSKVEKELSRDKTFSDSDEDVEERVPEPIAAAPMMAATTGWDDPTEVNWGAEEEEEKDESIVPEPKEAIFKCTALYSYTAQNPDELTIVENEQLEVIGEGDGDGWLRARNYRGEEGYVPHNYLDIEQDTAVNGSSGNQLRSQISFSSVDYTVDNEDQTVDSMQSPDQVSVIMAPQKRKSDILYCIALYDYDATAEDELTFEEGQIIKIVTKTAHGVDDGWWEGELDGKFGNFPSLVVEECDENGEPLSEGGDESPPPTAPPSFALPPAPALPPEYAHELTEDMFESQDTADDDSGYIPNGGAPSMPPPVLIQEPGMEDDISDDGNPPPSLPPPALNVGPSKEGNSLNLGMAQIIVTAATPMVEDGTDKSFPPVGESDGGSAAAGTAKTASSDDGKPVKQKKVEPKPVVQVAADENENHEDDTHSSDQDPDSEVKTLQEAEDPFNEKGSVADAGDGFEANFEANFDANFDDAFAGGAQSADINAESSAEDVQAPKQVVGGRASIPEELDSNQLARLQNLKESNA
- the LOC120776656 gene encoding protein nervous wreck isoform X5, whose product is MKKRQHNEVDMSKKSGNYVKFLKNLHTEQVAKLQLKNQHECDLLEDIRQFTIKRSAIEKSYSESLLKISSQYLNKKIPNIPDIKMEGMEERWNMWSVWRTVLEENEKLARARLAAIEVFQQQIADEAKVLRDYKLAISKKSLSQIVNVQKELHLSVSDVDKTKKQYFDEEHCAHDVRDKARDIEEKLKKKKGSFFQSITSLQKNSARVTSRKELLEEKSTGARNDYILSLAAANAHQNRYFTVDLQTTMTTMENYVFERVAEYLTLMGRTELLTCSATQNSFGKIRDQAQQLTREYNLQCCYLFYPVLKQHIQYDFEPCDNDPIRKITTEHESASETLTKEAKNLAGRVVKENVAIRDAAKKLAICVSLRDSGQRSDPNDPNGPDLDTKIEEFRDLIRRSETEKAKAEACLQSLREGGINVDEWVQEAEIMGVQELARSASSISMRTDASGQGENPSSDSFYDSDKEDAGGAQAGVAAKSKVEKELSRDKTFSDSDEDVEERVPEPIAAAPMMAATTGWDDPTEVNWGAEEEEEKDESIVPEPKEAIFKCTALYSYTAQNPDELTIVENEQLEVIGEGDGDGWLRARNYRGEEGYVPHNYLDIEQDTAVNDQTVDSMQSPDQVSVIMAPQKRKSDILYCIALYDYDATAEDELTFEEGQIIKIVTKTAHGVDDGWWEGELDGKFGNFPSLVVEECDENGEPLSEGGDESPPPTAPPSFALPPAPALPPEYAHELTEDMFESQDTADDDSGYIPNGGAPSMPPPVQSNKASIKKVLIQEPGMEDDISDDGNPPPSLPPPALNVGPSKEGNSLNLGMAQIIVTAATPMVEDGTDKSFPPVGESDGGSAAAGTAKTASSDDGKPVKQKKVEPKPVVQVAADENENHEDDTHSSDQDPDSEVKTLQEAEDPFNEKGSVADAGDGFEANFEANFDANFDDAFAGGAQSADINAESSAEDVQAPKQVVGGRASIPEELDSNQLARLQNLKESNA
- the LOC120776656 gene encoding protein nervous wreck isoform X6, which codes for MKKRQHNEVDMSKKSGNYVKFLKNLHTEQVAKLQLKNQHECDLLEDIRQFTIKRSAIEKSYSESLLKISSQYLNKKIPNIPDIKMEGMEERWNMWSVWRTVLEENEKLARARLAAIEVFQQQIADEAKVLRDYKLAISKKSLSQIVNVQKELHLSVSDVDKTKKQYFDEEHCAHDVRDKARDIEEKLKKKKGSFFQSITSLQKNSARVTSRKELLEEKSTGARNDYILSLAAANAHQNRYFTVDLQTTMTTMENYVFERVAEYLTLMGRTELLTCSATQNSFGKIRDQAQQLTREYNLQCCYLFYPVLKQHIQYDFEPCDNDPIRKITTEHESASETLTKEAKNLAGRVVKENVAIRDAAKKLAICVSLRDSGQRSDPNDPNGPDLDTKIEEFRDLIRRSETEKAKAEACLQSLREGGINVDEWVQEAEIMGVQELARSASSISMRTDASGQGENPSSDSFYDSDKEDAGGAQAGVAAKSKVEKELSRDKTFSDSDEDVEERVPEPIAAAPMMAATTGWDDPTEVNWGAEEEEEKDESIVPEPKEAIFKCTALYSYTAQNPDELTIVENEQLEVIGEGDGDGWLRARNYRGEEGYVPHNYLDIEQDTAVNGSSGNQLRSQISFSSVDYTVDNEDQTVDSMQSPDQVSVIMAPQKRKSDILYCIALYDYDATAEDELTFEEGQIIKIVTKTAHGVDDGWWEGELDGKFGNFPSLVVEECDENGEPLSEGGDESPPPTAPPSFALPPAPALPPEYAHELTEDMFESQDTADDDSGYIPNGGAPSMPPPVQSNKASIKKVLIQEPGMEDDISDDGNPPPSLPPPALNVGPSKEGNSLNLGESDGGSAAAGTAKTASSDDGKPVKQKKVEPKPVVQVAADENENHEDDTHSSDQDPDSEVKTLQEAEDPFNEKGSVADAGDGFEANFEANFDANFDDAFAGGAQSADINAESSAEDVQAPKQVVGGRASIPEELDSNQLARLQNLKESNA
- the LOC120776656 gene encoding protein nervous wreck isoform X4, whose protein sequence is MKKRQHNEVDMSKKSGNYVKFLKNLHTEQVAKLQLKNQHECDLLEDIRQFTIKRSAIEKSYSESLLKISSQYLNKKIPNIPDIKMEGMEERWNMWSVWRTVLEENEKLARARLAAIEVFQQQIADEAKVLRDYKLAISKKSLSQIVNVQKELHLSVSDVDKTKKQYFDEEHCAHDVRDKARDIEEKLKKKKGSFFQSITSLQKNSARVTSRKELLEEKSTGARNDYILSLAAANAHQNRYFTVDLQTTMTTMENYVFERVAEYLTLMGRTELLTCSATQNSFGKIRDQAQQLTREYNLQCCYLFYPVLKQHIQYDFEPCDNDPIRKITTEHESASETLTKEAKNLAGRVVKENVAIRDAAKKLAICVSLRDSGQRSDPNDPNGPDLDTKIEEFRDLIRRSETEKAKAEACLQSLREGGINVDEWVQEAEIMGVQELARSASSISMRTDASGQGENPSSDSFYDSDKEDAGGAQAGVAAKSKVEKELSRDKTFSDSDEDVEERVPEPIAAAPMMAATTGWDDPTEVNWGAEEEEEKDESIVPEPKEAIFKCTALYSYTAQNPDELTIVENEQLEVIGEGDGDGWLRARNYRGEEGYVPHNYLDIEQDTAVNGSSGNQLRSQISFSSVDYTVDNEDQTVDSMQSPDQVSVIMAPQKRKSDILYCIALYDYDATAEDELTFEEGQIIKIVTKTAHGVDDGWWEGELDGKFGNFPSLVVEECDENGEPLSEGGDESPPPTAPPSFALPPAPALPPEYAHELTEDMFESQDTADDDSGYIPNGGAPSMPPPVQSNKASIKKVLIQEPGMEDDISDDGNPPPSLPPPALNVGPSKEDGTDKSFPPVGESDGGSAAAGTAKTASSDDGKPVKQKKVEPKPVVQVAADENENHEDDTHSSDQDPDSEVKTLQEAEDPFNEKGSVADAGDGFEANFEANFDANFDDAFAGGAQSADINAESSAEDVQAPKQVVGGRASIPEELDSNQLARLQNLKESNA